One genomic segment of Helianthus annuus cultivar XRQ/B chromosome 14, HanXRQr2.0-SUNRISE, whole genome shotgun sequence includes these proteins:
- the LOC110904834 gene encoding 17.8 kDa class I heat shock protein-like has product MSIIPSFFTGSRSNIFDPFSSEIWDPFQGFSSVLSNLPESSRETTAIANTRIDWKETPEAHVFKADLPGLKKEEVKVEVEEGRVLQISGERSRENEEKNDKWHRVERSSGKFLRRFRLPENAKMDQVKAAMENGVLTVTVPKEEEKKPEVKAIDISG; this is encoded by the coding sequence atgtcgatcattcCAAGCTTCTTTACCGGTAGCAGAAGCAACATATTCGACCCATTCTCCAGCGAAATCTGGGACCCCTTCCAGGGCTTCTCCAGTGTCTTAAGCAACCTCCCTGAATCATCTCGTGAAACAACAGCCATAGCCAATACCAGAATCGACTGGAAGGAGACACCAGAGGCTCACGTGTTCAAGGCAGACTTGCCTGGGCTGAAGAAGGAGGAGGTGAAGGTGGAGGTTGAAGAAGGGAGAGTGTTGCAGATAAGCGGAGAGAGGAGCAGAGAAAATGAAGAGAAGAATGATAAGTGGCATAGGGTGGAGAGGAGCTCTGGGAAGTTTTTGAGGCGGTTTAGGTTGCCGGAGAATGCGAAAATGGATCAGGTGAAGGCGGCGATGGAGAACGGTGTGCTGACGGTCACCGTGCCAAAAGAAGAGGAGAAGAAGCCGGAAGTGAAGGCTATTGATATCTCCGGCTAA